From Novosphingobium resinovorum, the proteins below share one genomic window:
- the rplF gene encoding 50S ribosomal protein L6, with translation MSRIGKKPVAVPNGVTANIDNGVLSVKGPKGTLTLGLSDLVTYSVDDGAIAVQPIGQSKQSRSHWGLQRTLVSNLIEGVTNGFTKILDIKGVGYRAASQGKTLKLQLGYSHDVDIAVPEGIEVKTPDNTTVEISGIDKQKVGQLAAEIRRWRKPEPYKGKGIAYRGEYIFRKEGKKK, from the coding sequence ATGAGCCGCATCGGTAAGAAGCCGGTGGCCGTTCCCAACGGCGTCACCGCCAACATCGACAACGGTGTTCTCTCGGTAAAGGGCCCCAAGGGCACCCTGACCCTGGGTCTGTCGGACCTCGTCACCTACTCGGTGGACGACGGTGCGATCGCCGTGCAGCCCATCGGCCAGTCGAAGCAGTCGCGCAGCCACTGGGGCCTTCAGCGCACCCTCGTGTCGAACCTGATCGAAGGCGTCACCAACGGCTTCACCAAGATCCTCGACATCAAGGGCGTCGGCTACCGTGCCGCTTCGCAGGGCAAGACCCTGAAGCTGCAGCTCGGCTACTCGCACGACGTCGACATCGCCGTGCCGGAAGGCATTGAGGTCAAGACCCCGGATAACACCACGGTCGAAATCTCGGGCATCGACAAGCAGAAGGTCGGCCAGCTTGCGGCCGAAATTCGCCGCTGGCGCAAGCCTGAGCCCTACAAGGGCAAGGGTATCGCCTACCGCGGTGAGTACATCTTCCGCAAGGAAGGGAAGAAGAAGTAA
- the rpmD gene encoding 50S ribosomal protein L30, which translates to MAKIKIQQIGSPIRRPESQKKILIGLGLGKMHRIVEREDTAEVRGAIAKLPHMVKIVD; encoded by the coding sequence ATGGCGAAGATCAAGATCCAGCAGATCGGTTCGCCGATCCGTCGCCCCGAGAGCCAGAAGAAGATCCTCATCGGTCTCGGCCTCGGCAAGATGCACCGTATCGTGGAGCGCGAAGACACCGCCGAAGTGCGCGGTGCCATCGCCAAGCTGCCGCACATGGTGAAGATCGTCGACTGA
- the rplO gene encoding 50S ribosomal protein L15, producing the protein MKLNDIRDNAGARHRRMRVGRGIGSGKGKTSGRGQKGAKARSGVSINGFEGGQMPLHMRLPKRGFSNKKFAKDFAEVNLGLVQKFIDAGKLDITGVVDHAALKAVGLARGGKDGVRLLAKGELTSKVTFNVAGASAGAVAAVEKAGGSVIVPAKEEAAA; encoded by the coding sequence ATGAAACTGAATGACATCCGTGACAACGCCGGCGCCCGTCACCGCCGCATGCGCGTCGGCCGTGGTATCGGCTCGGGCAAGGGCAAGACCTCGGGTCGCGGCCAGAAGGGTGCCAAGGCACGCTCGGGCGTTTCGATCAACGGCTTCGAGGGTGGCCAGATGCCGCTCCACATGCGCCTGCCGAAGCGCGGCTTCTCGAACAAGAAGTTCGCCAAGGACTTCGCGGAAGTGAACCTGGGCCTCGTCCAGAAGTTCATCGACGCCGGCAAGCTGGACATCACCGGCGTGGTCGATCACGCGGCGCTCAAGGCCGTCGGCCTGGCCCGTGGCGGCAAGGACGGCGTGCGTCTCCTCGCCAAGGGTGAATTGACCTCGAAGGTCACCTTCAACGTTGCTGGCGCTTCGGCCGGTGCCGTTGCCGCGGTCGAAAAGGCCGGCGGTTCGGTGATCGTTCCCGCCAAGGAAGAGGCTGCGGCCTGA
- the rpsE gene encoding 30S ribosomal protein S5 translates to MADENNNTQPVSAEAPQGGAPFEGNREGGRGRGGRGRGGNDRGGERGGRGGRRDDRRGNRNADEEQGEELIEKLVHINRVSKTVKGGKRFGFAALVVVGDGKGRVGFGHSKAREVPEAITKATASAKKKMIRVALKEGRTLHHDGKGHFGAGKVNVRTAPAGTGIIAGGPMRAVFESLGVADVVTKSVGTSNPYNMIRATFDALTTQTSPKSVAQRRGKKIADLLGRGGATEVEAEAAAEAIVE, encoded by the coding sequence ATGGCTGACGAAAACAACAACACGCAGCCGGTTTCGGCTGAAGCACCCCAGGGCGGCGCGCCGTTCGAGGGTAACCGCGAAGGCGGCCGTGGTCGTGGCGGCCGTGGCCGTGGCGGCAACGATCGCGGTGGTGAGCGCGGTGGCCGTGGCGGCCGTCGTGACGACCGTCGCGGCAACCGCAACGCCGACGAGGAGCAGGGTGAAGAGCTGATCGAAAAGCTCGTTCACATCAACCGCGTCTCCAAGACCGTCAAGGGCGGTAAGCGCTTCGGCTTCGCCGCGCTCGTCGTCGTCGGTGACGGCAAGGGCCGCGTGGGCTTCGGTCACTCGAAGGCCCGCGAAGTTCCCGAGGCGATCACCAAGGCGACTGCCTCGGCCAAGAAGAAGATGATCCGCGTCGCGCTGAAGGAGGGTCGTACCCTCCATCACGACGGCAAGGGCCACTTCGGCGCCGGCAAGGTGAACGTGCGTACGGCTCCGGCCGGTACGGGCATCATCGCCGGTGGTCCGATGCGCGCCGTGTTCGAGAGCCTGGGCGTCGCTGACGTCGTCACCAAGTCGGTGGGCACCTCGAACCCGTACAACATGATCCGCGCCACCTTCGACGCGCTGACCACGCAGACTTCGCCGAAGTCGGTGGCCCAGCGTCGTGGCAAGAAGATCGCCGACCTGCTTGGTCGCGGTGGTGCTACCGAGGTAGAGGCCGAGGCCGCTGCCGAAGCCATCGTGGAGTAA
- the rplR gene encoding 50S ribosomal protein L18 produces MAKLSLFDRRARRVRTALKARSGGRPRLSVHRTGRHIYAQIIDDAQGHTVAAANTLGAKGTDLDAATRVGKELAEAAKKAGVTSVVFDRGGFLYHGRVKALAEAAREGGLEF; encoded by the coding sequence ATGGCAAAGCTGTCTCTCTTCGATCGCCGCGCGCGCCGCGTTCGCACCGCGCTCAAGGCCCGTTCGGGTGGTCGTCCCCGTCTGTCGGTGCACCGCACCGGCCGTCACATCTATGCGCAGATCATCGACGATGCGCAGGGCCACACCGTCGCTGCAGCCAACACGCTGGGCGCCAAGGGCACCGACCTCGACGCCGCGACCCGCGTTGGCAAGGAACTCGCCGAGGCCGCCAAGAAGGCGGGTGTTACCTCGGTCGTGTTCGACCGCGGTGGCTTCCTGTATCACGGCCGCGTCAAGGCGCTTGCCGAAGCCGCCCGTGAAGGCGGGCTGGAGTTCTGA
- a CDS encoding ankyrin repeat domain-containing protein encodes MIGKRLLTATILCMGALTTAACSDDAPKGNLGVEGASVTQCGDLRADTAFLDKLRKGDRSLRRKLKDGSANAVAEAHKALDMGDFRLIAATTPTGISTEAYGVQCRMLGGLSPWTVRAVAFVPEGKVEGGQQKPDDTVTGFGRRYNAAMLADSRYPYADVCRAVDKAGPAPTMPDNPDAGIEQPYGFAELGVARMEHGLGAAARRGSIRDIGILLERDPKGIDKPDLFGLTPLAWAVAYHRWPAAQALLRAKADPIGGTCQTTIDRQSPLQIARVMRWYGVIRAMRPLVTEEQFASLRQKPRWDDASLVEFNHALTELKERYDTQLKAKPFGRYDLNFQVDEQGNTTECKMDPASVSPAFDKELCGLAVEIVRWAPARDAFGTRVPESAKLLVGFGGGS; translated from the coding sequence TTGATCGGCAAGCGGCTTCTGACGGCCACCATCCTGTGCATGGGCGCGCTGACGACGGCCGCGTGCTCGGACGACGCGCCCAAGGGGAATCTCGGTGTCGAGGGCGCCTCGGTAACCCAATGCGGCGACCTGCGTGCGGATACCGCGTTCCTGGACAAGCTGCGCAAGGGTGACCGCTCGCTGCGCCGCAAGCTGAAGGACGGCAGCGCCAACGCCGTGGCCGAAGCGCACAAGGCGCTCGACATGGGCGACTTTCGCCTGATCGCAGCGACCACGCCGACCGGCATCTCCACCGAGGCTTACGGCGTACAGTGCCGCATGCTCGGCGGCCTTTCGCCATGGACCGTGCGCGCGGTGGCCTTCGTGCCGGAGGGCAAGGTCGAGGGCGGGCAGCAGAAGCCCGACGATACCGTCACCGGCTTTGGTCGCCGCTACAACGCCGCGATGCTGGCCGATTCGCGCTATCCTTATGCCGACGTCTGCCGTGCGGTCGACAAGGCCGGGCCGGCGCCGACGATGCCGGACAATCCCGATGCCGGGATCGAACAGCCCTACGGTTTCGCCGAACTGGGCGTCGCGCGCATGGAGCACGGGCTCGGCGCGGCGGCGCGGCGCGGCTCGATCCGGGATATCGGCATCCTGCTGGAGCGCGATCCCAAGGGCATCGACAAGCCCGATCTGTTCGGCCTCACCCCGCTCGCCTGGGCGGTCGCCTACCATCGCTGGCCTGCGGCGCAGGCGCTGCTGCGGGCCAAGGCCGACCCGATCGGCGGGACGTGCCAGACCACCATCGACCGCCAGTCGCCGTTGCAGATCGCGCGCGTGATGCGCTGGTACGGTGTCATCCGCGCGATGCGGCCGCTGGTGACCGAAGAGCAGTTCGCCAGCCTGCGCCAGAAGCCGCGCTGGGATGACGCCAGCCTCGTCGAGTTCAACCATGCGCTCACCGAACTCAAGGAGCGTTACGATACGCAGCTGAAAGCCAAGCCGTTCGGCCGCTACGACCTGAACTTCCAGGTGGACGAGCAGGGCAACACGACAGAGTGCAAGATGGATCCGGCATCCGTCTCGCCCGCGTTCGACAAGGAACTGTGCGGGCTGGCGGTGGAGATCGTGCGCTGGGCGCCTGCGCGCGACGCCTTCGGTACACGGGTGCCGGAGAGCGCGAAGTTGCTGGTGGGCTTCGGCGGCGGCAGCTGA
- a CDS encoding adenylate kinase, which translates to MNIILLGPPGAGKGTQAQRLVDKHGMRQLSTGDMLRAAVKAGTPTGLEAKAVMERGELVSDAIVSALIGDELDAMGVDTGAIFDGYPRTEAQAESLDGILEARGRKLDHVIELEVNEDALVERITGRFTCATCGKGYHDTFEKPKVEGTCDKCGGHEFKRRPDDNAETVRTRMAEYRAKTAPILPVYEARGIVAKVDGMADMDEVTAAIEAILAG; encoded by the coding sequence GTGAACATTATCCTGCTGGGACCGCCGGGGGCGGGCAAGGGAACCCAGGCGCAGCGTCTCGTCGACAAGCATGGCATGCGCCAGTTGTCGACCGGCGACATGCTGCGCGCCGCAGTCAAGGCGGGGACGCCGACCGGGCTCGAAGCCAAGGCGGTCATGGAGCGTGGCGAGCTGGTGTCGGACGCGATCGTCTCGGCGCTGATCGGGGACGAACTCGACGCGATGGGCGTGGATACCGGCGCCATCTTCGACGGCTATCCGCGCACCGAAGCGCAGGCGGAATCGCTTGACGGCATTCTGGAAGCGCGCGGCCGCAAGCTCGATCACGTGATCGAACTGGAAGTGAACGAGGACGCGCTGGTCGAGCGCATCACCGGCCGCTTCACCTGCGCCACTTGCGGCAAGGGCTACCACGACACCTTCGAGAAGCCTAAGGTCGAAGGCACTTGCGACAAGTGCGGCGGGCACGAGTTCAAGCGGCGTCCCGACGACAATGCCGAGACCGTGCGCACCCGCATGGCCGAGTACCGCGCCAAGACCGCGCCGATCCTGCCCGTCTACGAAGCGCGCGGCATCGTCGCCAAAGTCGACGGCATGGCTGACATGGACGAGGTGACGGCGGCGATCGAGGCGATCCTCGCGGGCTGA
- a CDS encoding SRPBCC family protein → MALVPSAASASVAQVEANGFVVRHVAQVSATPEETWAVLVKPSVWWDSDHTWSGDAANLTLDARAGGCFCEVLPNESSPKATPRGSVEHMRVIYVERGRALRMSGALGPLQSDAAIGTLTVQLKPDGKGGTQVLLEYVVGGFTRTPFEKLAPAVDGMLGGQLQRLTEKLGGAFAAAFPKIETDVADRPAEEPAAADPAAGLDIVPLSSKPTTSDGPLVGR, encoded by the coding sequence ATGGCGCTCGTTCCTTCGGCGGCAAGCGCGAGCGTCGCGCAAGTCGAGGCCAATGGCTTCGTCGTGCGCCATGTCGCGCAAGTTTCGGCGACGCCCGAGGAAACCTGGGCTGTGCTGGTGAAGCCGTCGGTCTGGTGGGACTCCGATCACACTTGGTCCGGCGATGCCGCGAACCTCACGCTCGATGCGCGGGCGGGCGGCTGCTTCTGCGAAGTGCTGCCCAACGAAAGCTCGCCCAAGGCAACGCCGCGCGGCAGCGTCGAGCACATGCGGGTGATCTACGTGGAGCGCGGCCGCGCCCTGCGCATGAGCGGGGCGCTCGGCCCGCTGCAGTCGGACGCGGCGATCGGCACGCTGACCGTGCAACTGAAGCCGGACGGGAAGGGCGGTACGCAGGTCCTGCTCGAATACGTCGTGGGCGGCTTCACCCGCACCCCGTTCGAGAAACTGGCGCCGGCGGTCGATGGCATGCTCGGCGGACAGCTCCAGCGCCTGACGGAGAAGCTCGGCGGCGCCTTCGCGGCGGCCTTCCCGAAGATCGAGACGGACGTTGCCGACCGGCCTGCCGAGGAGCCTGCAGCGGCGGATCCTGCGGCCGGGCTCGACATCGTGCCGCTTTCGAGCAAGCCGACGACCAGTGATGGGCCGCTCGTCGGACGCTAG
- the secY gene encoding preprotein translocase subunit SecY, whose translation MASRADNIASTLSLANFSKATELKNRIWFTIGALIVFRFLSFVPLPGVNPVALRDLYLQTQGGILDLFNTFSGGSLSRMSLIALGVMPYITASIVVQLAASLHPALVALKKEGEAGRKKLNQYTRYGTVLLCIVQGYAIATGLEALSTSRGLGAVVDPGIPFRVGAVISLIGGTMFLLWLGEQITSRGIGNGVSLIIMAGIVAQMPTFASNLGSAYSAGDTGSILIIALIALVVAMILMICFMERATRRLLIQYPKRATQRGMMQADRSHLPLKLNTAGVIPPIFASSLLLLPLTISQFAGKSLTPDSTMGKIVVSLNQYLGHGKPLYMLLYAAGIIFFCFFYTAVVFNPEETSDNLKKNGGFIPGIRPGKNTAVYLDYVLTRITVIGAAYLVIVCTVPEYFLSMTGLPLLFMGGTSLLIVVNVTVDTITQIQSHLLAHQYGDLIKKAKLKGRMR comes from the coding sequence ATGGCTTCACGCGCCGACAACATCGCCAGCACGCTCAGCCTGGCCAATTTCTCCAAGGCCACCGAGCTGAAGAACCGTATCTGGTTCACCATCGGCGCGCTCATCGTGTTCCGCTTTTTGAGCTTCGTGCCGCTGCCGGGTGTGAACCCGGTCGCGCTGCGCGATCTCTATCTGCAGACGCAGGGCGGCATCCTTGACCTGTTCAACACGTTCTCGGGCGGTTCGCTTTCGCGCATGAGCCTGATCGCGCTCGGCGTGATGCCGTACATCACCGCCTCGATCGTGGTGCAGTTGGCCGCCTCTCTCCACCCGGCGCTCGTCGCGCTGAAGAAGGAAGGCGAAGCCGGACGCAAGAAGCTCAACCAGTACACGCGCTACGGCACCGTGCTGCTGTGCATCGTGCAGGGCTACGCGATCGCCACCGGTCTTGAGGCGCTGTCGACCTCGCGCGGTCTTGGCGCCGTGGTCGATCCGGGCATCCCGTTCCGCGTCGGCGCGGTGATCTCGCTGATCGGCGGCACCATGTTCCTGCTGTGGCTGGGTGAGCAGATCACCTCGCGCGGGATCGGCAACGGCGTTTCGCTCATCATCATGGCGGGTATCGTCGCGCAGATGCCGACTTTCGCCAGCAACCTGGGCTCGGCCTACTCGGCGGGCGACACCGGTTCGATCCTTATCATCGCGCTGATCGCGCTGGTGGTGGCGATGATCCTGATGATCTGCTTCATGGAACGCGCCACGCGCCGCCTGCTGATCCAGTATCCCAAGCGCGCCACGCAGCGCGGCATGATGCAGGCCGACCGCAGCCACCTGCCGCTCAAGCTCAACACCGCCGGCGTGATCCCGCCGATCTTCGCCAGTTCGCTGCTGCTGCTGCCGCTGACGATCAGCCAGTTCGCCGGCAAGTCGCTGACGCCGGATTCGACGATGGGCAAGATCGTGGTCTCGCTCAACCAGTACTTGGGCCACGGCAAGCCGCTCTACATGCTGCTCTACGCAGCGGGCATCATTTTCTTCTGCTTCTTCTACACTGCAGTCGTCTTCAATCCGGAAGAGACCTCCGACAACCTGAAGAAGAACGGCGGCTTCATCCCGGGTATCCGTCCGGGCAAGAACACCGCAGTCTATCTCGACTACGTCCTGACGCGCATCACCGTGATCGGTGCGGCCTACTTGGTCATCGTCTGCACGGTGCCTGAGTACTTCCTGTCGATGACGGGCTTGCCGCTGCTGTTCATGGGTGGCACGAGTCTGCTGATCGTCGTCAACGTGACCGTGGATACGATCACGCAGATTCAGTCGCACCTGCTGGCGCACCAGTACGGCGACCTCATCAAGAAGGCCAAGCTGAAGGGCCGCATGCGCTGA
- the rpsH gene encoding 30S ribosomal protein S8 — MALTDPLGDMLTRIRNGQQAKKDSVLSPASKLRARVLEVLQREGYIRGFSDDATGAHPQLRIELKYFEGEAAIKHIARVSKPGRRVYSGSKELPVVRNGLGITIVSTPRGVLSDAEARAQNVGGEVLAEVF, encoded by the coding sequence ATGGCATTGACCGATCCCCTGGGTGATATGCTCACCCGCATCCGCAACGGCCAGCAGGCGAAGAAGGACTCCGTCCTCTCGCCGGCCTCGAAGCTGCGTGCGCGCGTCCTGGAAGTTCTCCAGCGTGAAGGCTACATCCGTGGCTTCTCCGACGACGCCACCGGCGCCCACCCGCAGCTGCGCATCGAGCTGAAGTACTTCGAAGGCGAAGCCGCCATCAAGCACATCGCTCGTGTCTCCAAGCCCGGCCGCCGCGTCTACTCGGGTTCCAAGGAACTCCCGGTCGTTCGCAACGGTCTCGGCATCACCATCGTCTCGACGCCGCGTGGCGTGCTCTCGGATGCCGAAGCACGTGCACAGAACGTCGGCGGCGAAGTGCTGGCGGAGGTGTTCTAA